A single genomic interval of Mauremys reevesii isolate NIE-2019 linkage group 24, ASM1616193v1, whole genome shotgun sequence harbors:
- the LOC120390422 gene encoding phospholipid-transporting ATPase ID has product MMDSSRSMGNGFSCQEKLASSSSASRLTSVLEAIAGEYALVINGHSLAHALEADMELEFLETACACKAVICCRVTPLQKAQVVELVKKYKKAVTLAIGDGANDVSMIKTAHIGVGISGQEGIQAVLASDYSFSQFKFLQRLLLVHGRWSYLRMCKFLCYFFYKNFAFTMVHFWFGFFCGFSAQTVYDQYFITLYNIVYTSLPVLAMGVFDQDVTEQRSMEYPKLYEPGQLNLLFNKREFFICIAQGIYTSVLMFFIPYGVFADATRNDGAQLADYQSFAVTVATSLVIVVSVQIGLDTGFWTAINHFFIWGSLAVYFAILFAMHSSGLFQIFPNQFRFVGNAQNTLAQPTVWLTITLTTVVCIMPVVAFRFLKLDLKPELSDTVRYTQLVRKKQRAQHRCMRRVGRAGSRRSGYAFSHQEGFGELIMSGKNMRLSSLALSSFAARSSSSWIETLRKKKGGDSTASSPSGGADKPLKV; this is encoded by the exons ATGATGGACTCGTCGCGTTCCATGGGCAACGGCTTCTCCTGCCAGGAGAAACTCGCGTCTTCCTCGTCGGCGTCCCGGCTCACCTCGGTGCTGGAGGCCATCGCGGGCGAGTACGCCCTGGTCATCAACGGGCACAGCCTG gCCCACGCGCTGGAGGCCGACATGGAGCTGGAGTTCCTGGAGACGGCCTGCGCCTGCAAGGCCGTGATCTGCTGCCGCGTCACCCCGCTGCAGAAGGCCCAGGTGGTGGAGCTGGTGAAGAAGTACAAGAAGGCCGTGACGCTGGCCATCGGGGACGGTGCCAACGACGTCAGCATGATCAAGA CTGCGCACATCGGCGTGGGCATCAGCGGGCAGGAGGGCATCCAGGCCGTGCTGGCCTCCGACTATTCCTTCTCCCAGTTCAAGttcctgcagcgcctcctgctggtgcacGGCCGCTGGTCCTACCTGCGCATGTGCAAATTCCTCTGCTACTTCTTCTACAAGAACTTTGCCTTCACCATGGTCCATTTCTGGTTCGGGTTCTTCTGCGGCTTCTCGGCCCAG ACGGTCTATGACCAGTACTTCATCACCCTGTACAACATCGTCTACACCTCGCTGCCCGTGCTCGCCATGGGCGTGTTCGACCAG gacgtGACGGAGCAGCGCAGCATGGAATACCCCAAGCTCTACGAGCCAGGCCAGCTCAACCTGCTCTTCAACAAGCGGGAGTTCTTCATCTGCATCGCCCAGGGCATCTACACCTCCGTCCTCATGTTCTTCATCCCCTACGGCGTCTTCGCCGACGCCACCCGCAACGACGGCGCCCAGCTGGCCGACTACCAGTCCTTCGCTGTCACCGTGGCAACCTCCCTGGTGATCGTGGTCAGCGTGCAG ATTGGGCTGGACACGGGGTTCTGGACGGCCATCAACCACTTCTTCATCTGGGGCAGCCTGGCTGTGTACTTCGCCATCCTCTTCGCCATGCACAGCAGCGGCCTCTTCCAGATCTTCCCCAACCAGTTCCGCTTTGTGG gtaATGCCCAGAACACGCTGGCCCAGCCCACGGTCTGGCTCACCATCACCCTCACCACCGTGGTCTGCATCATGCCAGTCGTGGCCTTCCGATTCCTCAAGCTGGACCTGAAGCCCGAGCTATCGGACACG gtgcgCTACACCCAGCTGGTGCGAAAGAAGCAGCGAGCGCAGCACCGCTGCATGCGGCGGGTGGGCCGTGCCGGCTCGCGGCGCTCCGGCTACGCCTTCTCCCACCAGGAGGGCTTCGGCGAGCTCATCATGTCAGGCAAGAACATGCGGCTCAGCTCCCTGGCGCTCTCCAGCTTCGCCGcccgctccagctccagctggATCGAGACCCTGCGCAAGAAGAAGGGTGGAGACAGCACCGCCAGCAGCCCCAGCGGGGGGGCCGACAAGCCGCTCAAGGTGTGA
- the LOC120390423 gene encoding phospholipid-transporting ATPase ID-like → MELCAKKHPPEEERRVKANAREYNEKFQYASNCIQTSKYNIITFLPVNLFEQFQEVANTYFLFLLILQLIPQISSLSWFTTIVPLVLVLTITAVKDATDDYFRHKSDNQVNNRQSQVLINGTLQQEQWMNVRVGDIIKLENNHFVAADLLLLSSSEPHGLCYIETAELDGETNMKVRQAIPVTSELGDISKLARFDGEVICEPPNNKLDKFSGTLYWKENKYQLSNQNMLLRGCMLRNTEWCFGLVVFAGPDTKLMQNSGRTKFKRTSIDRLMNTLVLWIFGFLVCMGVILAIGNAIWEHEVGACFQIYLPWDTAVDSAFFSGFLSFWSYIIILNTVVPISLYVR, encoded by the exons ATGGAGCTGTGTGCAAAAAAGCACCCGCCAG AGGAAGAAAGGCGGGTGAAGGCCAATGCCCGAGAGTACAACGAAAAGTTCCAGTATGCG AGTAACTGTATCCAGACCTCCAAGTACAATATCATCACCTTCCTGCCCGTCAACCTCTTCGAGCAGTTCCAGGAAGTGGCCAACACCTATTTCCTCTTTCTCCTCATCCTGCAG CTGATCCCCCAGATCTCCTCGCTCTCCTGGTTCACCACCATCGTGCCTTTGGTTCTCGTCTTAACTATCACAGCTGTCAAAGATGCCACTGACGACTAC TTCCGCCACAAGAGCGACAACCAGGTGAACAATCGCCAATCTCAGGTGCTGATCAACGGAAC CCTCCAGCAGGAGCAGTGGATGAACGTGCGCGTCGGAGACATCATCAAGCTGGAGAACAACCACTTCGTGGCG GCTGACCTCCTGCTCCTCTCCAGCAGCGAACCCCATGGGCTGTGCTACATAGAGACGGCCGAGCTCGATGG AGAGACCAACATGAAAGTGCGCCAGGCCATTCCTGTCACCTCGGAGCTGGGGGACATCAGCAAGCTGGCCCGGTTTGATG GTGAGGTGATCTGCGAGCCCCCCAACAACAAACTGGACAAGTTCAGCGGGACCCTGTACTGGAAGGAGAACAAATACCAGCTGAGCAACCAGAACATGCTGCTGCGGGGCTGCATGCTCCGCAACACCGAGTGGTGCTTCGGCCTCGTCGTCTTCGCAG GTCCCGACACCAAGCTGATGCAGAACAGCGGGAGGACCAAGTTCAAGAGGACGAGCATCGACCGGCTGATGAACACGCTGGTGCTCTGG ATCTTCGGGTTCCTGGTGTGCATGGGGGTAATCCTGGCCATCGGCAATGCCATCTGGGAGCACGAGGTGGGAGCCTGCTTCCAGATCTACCTGCCCTGGGACACGGCGGTGGACAGTGCCTTCTTCTCTGGCTTCCTCTCCTTCTGGTCCTACATCATCATCCTCAACACCGTGGTGCCCATCTCGCTCTACGTCAGGTAG